A single genomic interval of Devosia oryziradicis harbors:
- the hflC gene encoding protease modulator HflC, which translates to MNNRLIIIGVVVLTALYIFFSSIYVVNEREQAIVLRFGEITNVRTEPGIYFKIPTDIVDSVQIIEDRLLRYDIANMRVQVSGNAFYQVDAFLTYRISDARLFRQRATGQLEVAEQRIGASLDSALRQVYALREFNAALSDQRPQMMQETRTLIRPELAEIGIDVVDVRILRTDLDEEVSATTFERMRAERLAEAALLRARGEEQAQSLRAIADRQAVEVVASATRDAEIIRGTGDAERNRLFAAAYGQDREFFEFYRSMEAYRNALKGTGTTMVLSPDSEFFRYFGSNGQLPEGNPNLAAPIQPSAAPITAPASTGPALDGLGIEEAVTPSLTLEDGSQLEPTVGTEVPAPVEAPPPTPAQ; encoded by the coding sequence ATGAACAATCGTCTGATCATCATTGGCGTTGTAGTCCTGACGGCGCTCTACATCTTCTTTTCGTCGATCTACGTGGTCAACGAGCGCGAGCAGGCTATCGTGCTGCGCTTTGGCGAGATCACCAACGTCCGCACCGAACCGGGCATCTACTTCAAGATCCCGACCGACATCGTGGACAGCGTGCAGATCATCGAGGATCGCCTGCTGCGCTATGACATCGCCAATATGCGCGTGCAGGTTTCGGGCAATGCCTTCTACCAGGTCGACGCCTTCCTGACCTATCGCATCTCCGATGCCCGCCTGTTCCGCCAGCGTGCCACCGGGCAGCTCGAAGTTGCCGAGCAGCGCATCGGAGCCAGCCTGGATTCGGCGCTGCGCCAGGTCTATGCGCTGCGCGAGTTCAATGCGGCTTTGTCTGACCAGCGCCCGCAGATGATGCAGGAAACGCGGACGCTGATCCGTCCTGAACTGGCCGAGATCGGCATCGACGTGGTCGACGTCCGTATCCTGCGGACCGACCTCGACGAAGAAGTTTCGGCGACGACCTTCGAGCGGATGCGCGCCGAGCGTCTTGCCGAGGCCGCGCTCCTACGCGCCCGCGGCGAGGAGCAGGCACAGAGCCTGCGCGCTATCGCCGACCGCCAGGCCGTAGAGGTGGTGGCATCGGCGACGCGTGATGCGGAAATCATCCGCGGTACCGGTGACGCCGAGCGCAACCGCCTGTTTGCGGCCGCCTATGGCCAGGACCGGGAGTTCTTCGAATTCTACCGCTCGATGGAAGCCTACAGGAACGCCCTGAAGGGTACCGGCACGACCATGGTTCTGTCGCCCGATAGCGAGTTCTTCCGCTACTTCGGCTCCAATGGTCAATTGCCCGAGGGCAACCCGAACCTTGCGGCCCCGATCCAGCCGAGCGCGGCTCCGATCACCGCCCCCGCAAGCACCGGGCCAGCCCTGGACGGCCTTGGCATCGAGGAAGCGGTCACGCCCAGCCTGACGCTTGAGGATGGATCGCAGCTCGAGCCGACGGTCGGTACGGAAGTGCCGGCTCCGGTAGAGGCACCTCCGCCGACTCCGGCCCAATAA
- the serB gene encoding phosphoserine phosphatase SerB, protein MPVLCLIADPADSQLTPALAAAVVHETGGELNWLNHAIACEIIEPKSTDALAAARDIIGTRRVDAALVPTENRRKQVLVADMDSTMINEECIDELAAALGIKAQVAEITDRAMRGELDFGQALDTRVALLKGLERKVIEEIRREQITLAPGGRALIQTMKEYGAYTSLVSGGFTFFADYFGKRIGFHEAIANVLEFDGDQLTGTVTKPIVDKNTKRERLIALAAERNLPLSQTIAVGDGANDLDMIRIAGFGVALHAKPAVAAEAGIRIDHGDLTALLYLQGYSDEEIVR, encoded by the coding sequence ATGCCGGTTCTCTGCCTCATCGCTGACCCCGCCGATTCCCAACTCACCCCGGCCTTGGCTGCCGCGGTGGTGCACGAGACGGGCGGCGAACTCAACTGGCTCAATCACGCCATTGCCTGCGAGATCATCGAGCCGAAGTCAACCGACGCGCTCGCCGCGGCCCGTGACATCATCGGCACCCGGCGCGTCGATGCGGCGCTGGTACCCACCGAGAACCGCCGCAAGCAGGTCCTCGTCGCCGACATGGATTCCACCATGATCAACGAGGAATGCATCGATGAGCTGGCGGCTGCCCTGGGCATCAAGGCCCAGGTGGCCGAGATCACCGACCGCGCGATGCGCGGCGAGCTCGATTTTGGTCAGGCGCTCGATACGCGCGTTGCCCTGCTCAAGGGTCTGGAACGCAAGGTGATCGAGGAAATCCGCCGGGAGCAGATTACGCTGGCGCCTGGCGGCCGCGCCCTCATCCAGACCATGAAGGAATATGGCGCCTACACTTCGCTGGTCTCGGGAGGCTTCACGTTCTTTGCCGACTATTTCGGCAAGCGCATCGGCTTTCACGAAGCCATCGCGAATGTACTCGAATTCGATGGCGACCAACTGACCGGCACAGTCACCAAACCCATCGTCGACAAGAACACCAAGCGCGAACGGCTCATCGCCCTGGCGGCCGAGCGCAACCTGCCGCTCAGTCAGACCATCGCTGTCGGCGACGGTGCCAACGATCTAGACATGATCCGGATCGCGGGTTTCGGGGTGGCGCTTCACGCCAAGCCAGCCGTAGCGGCCGAGGCGGGCATCCGCATCGATCACGGTGACCTGACGGCCCTGCTCTATCTCCAGGGCTACAGCGACGAAGAAATCGTCCGGTAA
- a CDS encoding dihydrofolate reductase, translating into MTVRIAMIAGVAENGVIGSDQTIPWRVPSDMAFFKKTTMGKPIVMGRKQYETVGRPLPGRTNIVVTRQVGYQPEGVLVFSSIDAALDKAREIAQADGVDEIMIIGGGELYAQLIDRADRLYITHIDLNPAGDVLFPVIRHEDWAIVDLPEVTPSPKDEATYRVKVYDRRPGPAH; encoded by the coding sequence ATGACGGTGCGCATCGCCATGATTGCCGGTGTCGCCGAGAATGGGGTGATCGGCAGCGACCAGACCATCCCGTGGCGCGTGCCGTCGGACATGGCTTTCTTCAAAAAGACGACGATGGGCAAGCCGATCGTCATGGGGCGCAAGCAGTATGAGACGGTGGGCAGGCCGTTGCCCGGGCGTACCAATATCGTGGTGACGCGGCAGGTAGGTTACCAGCCGGAGGGCGTCCTGGTGTTTTCGAGCATTGACGCCGCCTTGGACAAGGCGCGCGAAATCGCGCAGGCCGACGGTGTCGACGAAATCATGATCATCGGCGGCGGAGAACTTTACGCCCAACTGATCGACAGGGCGGACAGGCTCTACATCACCCATATCGACCTCAACCCGGCCGGGGATGTGCTGTTTCCCGTCATCCGTCACGAGGACTGGGCCATAGTCGACCTGCCCGAAGTCACGCCGTCGCCCAAGGACGAAGCGACCTACCGCGTCAAAGTGTACGACCGCAGGCCGGGCCCGGCGCATTGA
- the hflK gene encoding FtsH protease activity modulator HflK, producing MPWENNGGGGGRGNNGGPWGQTPGGGGNGPRRPGGGNTPSLEDILNRGRDQFRGGVPGGRWAIIGGVLALVAFWAVNSFYTINSGEVGVELRFGAPKPVLSQAGLHFHLWPIETVERAPLTLNQTQIGAANSAGTRSAAGDGLMLSGDQNIVNVQFSVRWVIDDPIAYLFNVRDPDSMLRFTAESAMREVVGRRPAQDVYSDDRAGIQAEVLEIVRGVLTSYGLGVQVSEILIENAGPPTEVIDAFNEVQRARQDETRLQEEARSYANTLLGDARGRAAALREDAAAYTNRVVQEATGEAERFNAIYAEYVNAPEVTRKRLFLETMEEVLGGSEKVLIENGANGQGVVPYLPLPELRPGATTTTTTGN from the coding sequence ATGCCGTGGGAGAATAACGGAGGCGGGGGTGGCCGCGGTAACAATGGCGGCCCCTGGGGCCAGACACCTGGTGGCGGTGGCAATGGCCCGCGGCGTCCCGGTGGCGGCAATACGCCCAGCCTCGAAGATATTCTCAACCGTGGCCGTGACCAGTTCCGTGGCGGCGTGCCTGGCGGTCGCTGGGCGATCATCGGTGGCGTGCTGGCCCTGGTAGCGTTCTGGGCCGTCAATTCGTTCTACACCATCAATTCGGGCGAAGTGGGCGTCGAACTGCGCTTCGGCGCGCCCAAGCCCGTGCTGTCGCAGGCCGGACTGCATTTCCACCTCTGGCCGATCGAGACCGTCGAGCGGGCTCCGCTGACGCTCAACCAGACCCAGATCGGCGCCGCCAACTCCGCTGGAACCCGGTCCGCCGCAGGTGATGGCCTGATGCTTTCGGGCGACCAGAACATCGTCAACGTGCAGTTCTCGGTACGCTGGGTCATCGATGACCCGATCGCCTACCTGTTCAATGTCAGAGACCCGGACTCCATGCTGCGTTTCACCGCGGAAAGCGCCATGCGCGAGGTGGTGGGCCGCCGCCCGGCGCAGGACGTTTATAGCGACGACCGTGCCGGCATTCAGGCCGAAGTGCTGGAGATCGTTCGCGGCGTGCTGACCAGCTATGGCCTGGGTGTCCAGGTCAGCGAAATCCTGATCGAAAATGCCGGACCTCCAACCGAGGTCATCGACGCGTTCAATGAAGTGCAGCGCGCGCGGCAGGATGAGACCCGCCTCCAGGAAGAAGCGCGCTCCTACGCCAATACGCTGCTGGGCGATGCCCGCGGCCGGGCAGCGGCGCTGCGCGAAGATGCTGCGGCCTACACCAATCGCGTGGTGCAGGAAGCAACCGGTGAGGCCGAGCGCTTCAACGCCATCTATGCCGAATACGTCAATGCCCCCGAAGTGACCCGCAAGCGCCTGTTCCTCGAGACGATGGAAGAAGTGCTTGGCGGCTCCGAAAAAGTGCTGATCGAGAATGGTGCCAATGGCCAGGGCGTCGTGCCCTATCTGCCGCTGCCCGAACTGCGCCCCGGCGCCACGACCACCACGACGACGGGGAACTAA